DNA sequence from the Malus sylvestris chromosome 10, drMalSylv7.2, whole genome shotgun sequence genome:
GTGAGACATGTTTGCAGGAGGAGATTCCAGCAGGTTGTTTGGTAACCAATTGGGTTTTGATTTTGTCAAATACTGTACGCTAGGTGGGAAGATTCATCCTTCAGGGTTCCTTTTTAACGCCGATCCGGAGCTAAGCGACGTAAATTTTGCTCTATCGGCTTTGTCATTATGTTGAATGGAGAAGAGTCCTGCCATGATTTACTATGTATTCTTCAGAAACAATGTGGAAAGAGTTTGACAAAgagagcctttgcctggttaccTCCGTCTTTTAAAGAATTAATCTTTTTTGCTCCATGTAAATTTTATTGTAATGTGGCACttcagaaagagaaaaaaaaatgtgtttcaATTACTCTGTGAAAGTTAACAAGGTGATGTGTTGATGTCTATAATTCCTCTCTTTAATTTAGATGACGGTGGAATTAAGCGTTAATGAGTAGGGTTTTGTTTGGGTAAAAGCATGTGAACGTGAGTTAGGTCAATTATCTAGGGCAATGCTCATACGCAGGCACATGAGTTCAAGTTCTCTTTCTCGTAAACTAGTGTAGATTACAATATTGTTTTGCCCGTGCCCGcacttttttcatttttcttcttgggGAGAGGTAGGACGGGTTCGAAGGcacaacaaataaaacaaactaCATTAGAGGATCAAGAGAGGTTTATGCCTAGGCTAAGGCCTTTCACAATAGGCCAGAAAAAGTAGTAATACCAATATATTGAACTCATACTAATGTAATAGTGTGTTAAAGAAATTAAACTCAAGATGCTTGATTCCTATCTATAGTTATCACATTCGCCTGAACCACCATGAAGGGCCTAAAATATGATCCATATGGTTTTAGGATCAAGAGAGGATGGCCTTGGAGTCTTATTAGACCCTTCTACTTATTGAAATGAACACTGTCGCATTAAATCACTGGAAGTATACAAGTAAATGGAGGCAACTCAACTGGCAAGTATGGGTTTCTCAAAAGTATTTTACAGTCTCCTTCACACAGACAATACATGAAATTGAAACAGGTGCATGATACTTCTAACTTGTCCCGACTGGCACTGCAGTAGTTGCCTCTGCCGCTGCTGCCAGTTTTGGTTTGAGTATGATCTCTACATTGTCATGGACACCCTGCAGTAGTAGCTCACCATCATATGTGAGAAATTTCCGCCTTTTTGCTGCCCTTAGCGTCCCAACCAACGCCTCAAATATGTTTGCACATCTATCATCATTAAATAGCACCCCAAATGTGACCTACAGAAATAGCACCCCAAATGTTCATACATTGTAGGAAACACAAAGATGATTTACACAAACATTGAAGCTTAAGATACACGAGTAAAAGGTCGTTCAAAATAGTTAAAATCTtgttgtggtgtgtgtgtgtgtcaaagTTTTGTACTCTTTGAGGCCATTGAACTGACATACCCCGAACAGCAGAGTAGATAACAGAAACCTGAAGAAATCTGACATTCTGAAATAGCTGAATTGACAGACGATGATTTTACAACATATCAAACACCAGCTAATTTAATTATCATGAAAGTGCATCAGCTATAATTGCTTCATTCAATCCGGACGaggtctgtttctttctctgTCCCTCTCAGGGGACAAATGGGAAGAAAATTGCAGTTTTCCGACACGAGGAATGCAGAATGAAGAGAACTTGTAACCTAACATATGCTCATCTGTCATAGTTTTTCAACTTATAATGGAGTTTTCACTTACCATCTGAAAGGATCATATACATTTACAAACTTGAATCAAAAGAAGCAAACATCTTGAGACGAATCATGGAAAAATGcgtaaaaatacaagtaaatctTATCAAAGCCCAGAAACAATCCGGTCAAGCAAATCTGATGAGCAATAGTAGTACCTGCACGAATTAAGTACCGATCGTTTCGAGTTTTTTCGGCAATTATATCTTTTGATGAATGATAAATTACTCAGCCAAGATCAATAACACCAGCAGAAACTTGTAAACAAGTAGGCATATTACAGATCCAGCATTGACATGGCCCAACAATTTCTAGATCCAAACAGTGAAATCAATACTTGTAATTCGAATTCTAGAGCAGCATTACAATTGCAATTACATATTAACAGTAAGAAAAAGGAAGAGGAGAGGTGGAAAGAGTGGGATTGGATTGCATGATGGTGTTTGTGTGTGAGCGTTGTTACCTTGTAAGAACCATCGTCTTGGAGCTTGCCGAGCCTTTGGATTTCTTCTCTGAGACGCTCGACCTCTTCTTCTACATTCATGGCTGATGATTTGATGGCTTCACTTCTGCAATCCTCCTTGTCCGTGTTACCTGTGTTGGGTGTGGAAAAAGACTCAAGACCGGACCACAACCCCCCAGTTGCTCTATCTCTAGCCTCGGATAACGTAAAAATAAAGTTGCTATCCAGGTactttttcttaaattttaacCGTCGGATCAAATCTCTACTGTAAAAATGATGTGTGAAAATAACCACCCAAAAGAAAATTTGGGATAATAACAAAAACACATCATTATTTAGTTTCTCATACCTTTGTTTAATATCTTTTGGTCGAAAAACTAGACTGATAAcccaaataaaattattcaatAATAAATCTAAACCGGAACATTCCAAATTGATCATCATGAACAAAACTAAATTAACGAGAATGAGAATTATCAAAGCAAAACTGGTCTAGATCTATACCCTTGTTTAACattatttgatatttttgtgtgatttattcaagaaaaaaattgcctagATGAGCAAATTTTGGGCTACATTTCATGTTGGGACAACATTTATTATACTtatactaaaacccaacacaagttactgttcattaacagtAAATAGACTAAAACGCCCCTCAAGTTAGTTTTCAGGCAATAATTTTTTCCTGTTATAAATATATCAAAGTTAGGAAGATAACCTTTTTAGATAGATGCGAAGCAGatgtaaaatatcacactgtaattaaaacacaaggggatgGCAAATTAAAGAGGGAGGAATAGATGATCTTATTGAACTTTCCTTCTTTCTGATGTATTCTCTCTGTATGTTTTAACATCAGttgagtgctctatttatagagcgaATCCATACGTATAAATTTTTAAGGTTTGAAACTTACAACTCATGATTTTGAAAATGTAACATCTTTGTTTCCAAAGTCTTCATCATATTTGTGTGGGTGTTGACAAACAAAACTTATGTGGGCATTCATCAAATAACCGATGGTTTCATCAGCTAATGTTTTCAACTGCCAATAGTGACTGCCAACTGCCAATGGTTTCAACATTTCCTACATTTTAAGGCTTTGTATGAAAGATTATATACACCAACTAAAACCCCTATTTTTTCCAATGAATGAAACATGCCATTTCAAAATGAGTGCGGTGGATTGATATTGCCATAAAAAAACGTTGACTCCTTTTGATGACTTATTTTGATGAGATTTATAATGTTGTCTGTCATGTTACAAGTTTTGGgtctcttttttttaattttttatcggTTTTGTCTGTTCAAAGTTGAATTAAATTATTCTAAAATGTATAAATTTGGCAATTATATTCATGGGGCCTCAATTTTCTTTATGCTGTTACCTTAAACGGATATATAATATATCCGTTTCCTTTTGGGTGTTTTATTGAACAACTTGTTTTTTATGTTATATTTGCAAGTTTTctgtttgtttaaattttgtttttgtaataTAGGGAGTTTTGTTTATCTGTTTACCGTATCCTTTTCagttttttcatattttgttgATCATAATTTCCAATGCCGCATTGTATTCCAATGTAGAATGTTGAGCCTTTATATAAATTTAGCTATGAACGTGCTGTGAACATGGACAATCTTATAAAACTTAGTGATCTAATGGTCGATCACTCTCTTGGTCCCAATCAaggttagtgttttttttttattaattctaTAAAAGTATTGGCTTTGGTAAAGTAAATATTTGTTTTGTATTGTCCACACTTCTGtttaagttctttttcagtgacGGTTTAGCGAATTTCTTATTACTTTCTTGTAGGTTACATGCCTATGGTTTATACGAAGTAAGAATTTTTGGTGATAGGAATTGCCAGCTATCTACAACACTAACAATCCAATGTAATAGATTGATCGTATTTTGATTTATATTGATTTCATATTGTTCTGCAGTTTTCTGCACTTTCGAATCATGTGTACAAATCACCAAAGTATCACAAACATGTTTGAAAAGAGATGCTCAAGTAGGTAGCCTATTGTTGATACAAAAAGGAACTCACCCCAAACAGGCTCAGGTAAATTGAAAAAATCCATTGTTctcatttattaatttgatttatgAATCTTAATTGCCTTTTAAACTCTTTAAATTTATTGAAAAGatgattgttttttatttgtcaatAATTTACACTGTAAAAAGCAAATTTTGTTCTTAAATTTGTAATTCTTAACCAACTAACATCATTCTACTTAGCTCATTGCTGCAATTGGAAATTTTGCTGTTTGTGGACAGTTGTTTGTCTTTGTACTGCAACAACtgaacaaatcaaatttacatcGTAAAATTGCTTGATCACTCTGTTATAATATTGAacccatttcaatttcatatcaaCTGGATCCTAATTTGTTCAATTTCTTTTCATCAGGCAATTGAGTGTGGTTGGTTGGTATTCTCTTTGAGGTGAGATAAAGTTTTGTCTCTGTAGATATATGTATCTTAACAGGAACTATGGGGGTtgttaccatttttttttctctaaattttttgttttttttttcaactactTCTCAAAAATTTAAGGGCCTGTTTGGTATTTGATTTGGATCCAAtgtttttaactcaaaaacaagtTTTGAGTCACAAATTTAAAATCTTTGTTTGGTAGTGGATTTGAATACAATTCTTAAAACCATaactaaacaaatttaaaatcttTGTTTGGTAGTGGATTTGAATACAATTCTTAAAACCATAACTAAAAAATATCTGAAAACAAGGGCTATTGGTTGAAAACacaaaaagtgtttttttagagtttttattttatggatTATCACTCccgtctctctccctctctctcctctctcccatTCGATGTACTCCCTTCCCTTTTGTCTCTGCAATCTTCTTTTCTCTATTGCTTTTCCAATCCTTTCCCGCTTTTATCCACCATAGCCACCACCTCTATCCTTCTTCCTTCGGCCAAGACAAATCGATCTCTCCGCCTCTTCAATCCTCACTTCTATATTGCCTATTCAATATTATCTCTTCTCACTTGTATCCACCATAGCCACCACATCTTCCCTATGGTCATTGGATCTCAGGTTTGAGACCGCCAACATGATTAGCCTCTATCAGCTCGAGTTTGGAGTAAGGAGTTGGTAAATAGCCAAAGGAGTTGCCACTAGGGAAGTGAGGGATGCGGTGGTTGGGTAATTGCTTAGGCTGGGTGTTTGACTTTTTCAGTTTGGATTAGTTTTGAGAAATTGCATACCaaacaaagttttgaattaaaattttttaaatcaaaacatgtgtttttagaaaaaattaaaattttgagtttcgTTCTCAAGTTTGATACCAAACAGGCCTTAATCCTTTTTGTCTCTATTGATATTGCAGGTGTCCGACTTGCAGAAGTTACAAGGTATGCTACAATCCCAGTTAGTGCTTTTAGTTGTTAACTTACTGTTTAAACTTCAACTTTCCACCCACATTATGAAAAGTTGCTAAGACTTTTTAGTGTTACTAATGCTATGCATCCATTGACAACCAGGGTAGACTGTGCATcaaaggtgtgtgtgtgtgtgtgtgtgtgtgtatctttGTGTGTCTATTTACTTACCTTTTTTGAACTTTATACTTCTCAAGTGATATGGTAATTTAATTTCTTAAACTTACAGTTTGTCGCTATAAAAGAGAGCCTATTTTCTTAGCATTATaatcttttctttggttttaATAACTGAAATGGACATGCAAGAGATTGAAGAATTTTGTTTATCGTAGTGGGATGAGAGGGTATTTTAAGAACAATTGTTTTGCATGTTAGTATTAAATAATCAATTTGATAAATTAAACGGTGTGATTAAATAAGATTATCTGTTGGGTGTACCTATATATGCTTAATAAATTGTTTAATGAGTTTTCAATTTCATGTTATTATTTCCTTTGATGATTTTCTTTCGCTTTTGTATGTGTAAAATTGTTATGCTTTGTGTATTTGagattgcttttcttttttaatttaaattttatttatgtgTATGCTCCAGAAAAATTCTAGTTCCCCAATCATTTGACTTAATTTTGTTTCCACTTTTAAGTTTTTCCTGTAATTCTGTAATAAAAGGattattttgttggaaaaagcAAGGCTAGTTTGTTTTTAGGGCTTGATGATTTCTACGTTCACCAAGTTTATCTTCGACTTCAGTcgtctcaacaaaaaaaaaaaaaaatcttcgaCTTCAAGTATTTTGTTCCATTGATGACATAAAATCAACTGCAACTACACATTTTGGTTATGATTGGGGAAAATAGGCTGATTATCTACATATTTCATGAGAATATCAATAGGGACTATATACCAAATCTTTTATGTGTAAATAGTATGTACATACacatcaaatattattttttgtatgCAAATAATACTATATACAAAAAATTTCGTATGATGAAGGACAATTAGGAGTTCAATTTGTAAAAGATGTGTATGCTAGAACAATGGCAATAAGACCACCAATCCATATGGTTGTAAATATATTTCTACGTGTATGTAAATTGTATGGCATATTGGATGTATTGAGAACTTTACACATGTTTTATACAGTTTTAAAACTCGCAGCATTGCGTGGGCACCATTgctagttttttttctttctaaataatAAAACTAGGCATGAGAAAGACTACATGAGCTCCTACATAAAGGTTCAAATGGTCCAATAAGATCACAATAATCCAATAATATGTTCCAACTCATTAGCGAAAGGAAGAGCAGATTTCGTAGCAACAATTTCTTTTCTCCAGAAACAATACCAAACTACCAAGAGCAACACATGTGTGGATAACTTTGAGTCTCTTTTCACTATAACATTTATGTCTGCAAGATTGCAAGGCACTTAGTTGTATACAAAGAATGTTGTATTCAATTATAACACAGGGAGAAAATGTTTAAGCCCTTTGCTCTCTTGtattgctcttttttttttctttcttttgtgtgtttctttaAGTAGGCTTTCAGCCCAAATATTATTTTAGTTATATTATTATCTTGCTAAACTGACGACCATATTTTGTTTGAGCACTATGTTACAGTTGAATGATTGCCATAAAGATAACTTGACAACAACAAGGGTACAATTCTCAGTACCTATTAGTTCAGCCATTTTGGCCTTATATGAACCATATCGAGTTTCATGTGCAAGGTTTTATGTCTAGTTCTTAACTTGTTATAATGGTCATTTGACTATTAAACCGAGCCTCAATTTAAATTTGGTATCAGATCcctagtttagtattttaatagtataattataatagtaaagtacaTTGAAGACATAAGTTATCAAAACAAGTAACATCACACACCCGCTTATTTTGCATGAATATGTTTTATACTTTTCCTTGTAATCCATTTTACAAACCATTAGTAGAAGTTTATTGTCCTAGACACCCTACTATTACTAGCATAAGAGATATTTAgcacaaagaaataaaaatttattagtAAGGTAAAATAAACTAAAGTCTACTAGTAAGGTAAAAGAAACTCTCCATAAGTTATTAGAAGCAAGTATTCatactttagaaactttaggaggagaaagagagtatttacaaaa
Encoded proteins:
- the LOC126586529 gene encoding costars family protein-like, with protein sequence MNVEEEVERLREEIQRLGKLQDDGSYKVTFGVLFNDDRCANIFEALVGTLRAAKRRKFLTYDGELLLQGVHDNVEIILKPKLAAAAEATTAVPVGTS